TTAGCAAGTCCAGATAATAGAAATCTATTTTTGAATTTGCAAATTCAGTATCTGATTCCACTTTTTTAAGAGCAGTACGACTGACCGGACAGCGAGTGCTGTGTTTGAATATCAGAGAGAATCCTAGTTTTGTTTGTATCGCTTCGACTTGTTCGAGTGTTTCGAGTACAATCTTATTCATGAGTAGCGTTTGGGTGTTGCAAACTTGTTTCATT
Above is a window of Bacteroidia bacterium DNA encoding:
- the ytxJ gene encoding bacillithiol system redox-active protein YtxJ, producing the protein MNKIVLETLEQVEAIQTKLGFSLIFKHSTRCPVSRTALKKVESDTEFANSKIDFYYLDLLKFRDISNNIATVFAVQHQSPQILIIKNGQCTFNASHSDIIPSEILQKIAN